GATCATGTCGTCGAAGTCGAAGTAGCAGCGGTAGAGCTTGGCCTGCTTGCGCGCCGCCAGCGCCTTCTCGCTGACGCAGAGGATCGCCAGGCCGGCCGGCAGCATGAAGCCCTTCTGGGAGCCGCTGACCGCGATGTCGACGCCCCACTCGTCCATGCGGAAGTCGATGCTGGCGATCGAGGAGACGCCGTCGACCATCAGCAGGGCCGGGTGGCCGAGGTCGTCCATCACCTTGCGCACGGCGGCCACGTCGCTGGTCACGCCGGTCGCGGTCTCGTTCTGGCAGACCAGGACGGCCTTGATCTCATGGCCCTTGTCGGCCGCGAGGCGCTCGGCGTAGGTCTCGACCGGCGTGCCCTCGCCCCAGGGAACCTCGACCGCGTCGACGTCGAGCGCGTGGCGCTGGCAGAGGTCGATCCAGAGGTGCGAGAACTGGCCGAAACGCGAGGCCAGAACCTTGTCGCCCGGCGACAGCGTGTTGGTGATCGCCGCCTCCCAGCCGCCGGTGCCCGAGGAGGGGAAGATGAAGACCTGCCCCTTCGTGGACTTGAAGATCTTCTTCACGTCCTCGTAGAGCGGCAGGGTGAAGTCGGGCAGATCGGGGGCGCGCTGGTCCTCCATCGGCCGATCGATCGCTTGCCGCACGCGGTGCGGGACATTGGTCGGACCGGGGATGAACAGGCTGTTGGTTCCGTGCATGGCGGATTCCTCCTGGAGGGATTGTTAGGTTTTGTTCGCTGTGTTCGGGTCGGGCGGCGCCGGCCGGATCAGTTGTGCGAGTAGCACTCCTGCTCGACCAGGCGCATGGCGCCGGAGAAGTCGGGCGCGGCGGCACCGGCGATCTCGCCGTGACGGGCGCGGTAGCCCGAGAGCGAGACGACCTTTTCCGTGTTGGGATCGGCCAGAAGGCTGTCGAGCAGTTCGGCGATCCGCGGATCGTTCGCGTCGACGTCCACCGACCGGGACGAGGACGCCGGGCCGTCGTAGGCGATTTCAAGGACGATCCTGTTGCGAGAGGCCAGTGCTGCGCCCATGGTCCGTTCCACTCCTTCCGTTGGCCGCGCGTCGCGGCGCTTGGTTAATGCGGCTTTGTCTTCTGCGGTGAGGCTGGTTTCGCACCGACCGCCCGTCTGCCACAACACCCGAAGTCATGGGAAAACCATGTCATTCGGGCGGTCCGCGACCTTTCCGGGGAGTGGGGTTTGACACACCGGAAAGAATAGGGATAACCTACCCGAAAGCATGGGTGCTCGAAATGACAACGAGAAAGAGAAAAAGAGCGTGACCACCGGGGAGGAAAGCGGGCCGATCGATGTTGCCATCGCGGACAAGAATCCGCTCGTGCTCTCGGCCCTTTCCGAATACTTCGACGACGATCCCCGGTTCAACCTGGTTCTGACGGTCAAGACCGCGGAAGGTCTGCTGGAATCGCTGGGCCGCATGCAATTGCCCGTGGCGGTGATCGGCTGGATCCTGCCGAAGTGCGGCGGCACCGGTATCCTCGCCGCCTTGCGGGACAAGCCCGACGCGCCGCGGGTCGTGGTCTACAGCGGCAGCGACGACGGCGAGCTGGCGCGCAAGGTCCTCGCCCTGGGCGGGGCCGGATTCTGCTCGAAGAGCGAGCCCCCGGAGCGCGTCCTCGAGACGGTGCAGGCGGTCGCCCGGGGCCAGATGGTCTTTCCCTTCGTCGACGTACGCGAATTGAACCGCGACCCGCTCGACGTGCTGACCTCGAAGGAGCGCGACCTCCTGGCCGCGCTGGCCCGCGGCCGCACCAACGATCAGCTGGCCGGCGACTTCGATGTCTCGGTCAATACGGTCAAGTTCCACCTGCGCAACATCTACGACAAGCTCTCGCTCAAGAATCGCGCCCAGGCCGTCGCCTTCTACTACTCGGCGAGCGGCGGCGCGGGGCTTTGATGCCGGACGCCGAGTGCAGGCAGTGAATCGGATGAGCGAAACCAAGATCCGCCTGGCGGGCCCGGAAGACGCAGCGCCGCTGGCGGCCATGATCGAAGCGATGGACCACCACTACGGCGATCCGCCCCATGCCGCCGGCGCGGTCGAGGCGGCCGCGCGGTCCTGGCTGCGCGGCGAAGGATCGGAT
This is a stretch of genomic DNA from Kiloniellales bacterium. It encodes these proteins:
- a CDS encoding response regulator transcription factor — its product is MTTGEESGPIDVAIADKNPLVLSALSEYFDDDPRFNLVLTVKTAEGLLESLGRMQLPVAVIGWILPKCGGTGILAALRDKPDAPRVVVYSGSDDGELARKVLALGGAGFCSKSEPPERVLETVQAVARGQMVFPFVDVRELNRDPLDVLTSKERDLLAALARGRTNDQLAGDFDVSVNTVKFHLRNIYDKLSLKNRAQAVAFYYSASGGAGL
- a CDS encoding aminotransferase class V-fold PLP-dependent enzyme; its protein translation is MHGTNSLFIPGPTNVPHRVRQAIDRPMEDQRAPDLPDFTLPLYEDVKKIFKSTKGQVFIFPSSGTGGWEAAITNTLSPGDKVLASRFGQFSHLWIDLCQRHALDVDAVEVPWGEGTPVETYAERLAADKGHEIKAVLVCQNETATGVTSDVAAVRKVMDDLGHPALLMVDGVSSIASIDFRMDEWGVDIAVSGSQKGFMLPAGLAILCVSEKALAARKQAKLYRCYFDFDDMIKTNADGFFPYTPPMHMLHGLRAAVDMLLEEGLENVFARHHRMAEGVRRAVTGWGLTLCAKEPKWHSDTVSAICVPDGFDGNELAKLAYLRYGLSFGLGLSKVAGRVFRIGHLGDLNEFMLLSGLSGAEMAMRDLGMPVEAGSGVAAAQEYYRTTARPVPLSKDLAQAS